A genomic segment from Arcobacter acticola encodes:
- a CDS encoding cation:proton antiporter: MEKFFLIISICSIIMFSPSLSKLFRTPVVVVEICLGLMAGYFGLIYDDETLKLIAKFGFVYLMFLAGLEINLKLVKIIKATLAINVILYFVFLYSISGLICWLFDLGITYFVALPIFSLGMIMMLIKEYGKDEPWLNLALSIGVVGEVISILALTLFSGWVEHGFNLSFFISILTIIGVVILTILGLRLFYIIFWWYPELKKFLVPDSDNNRFDQDIRFSISSLLILVAIMYALKIDVVLGAFAAGLFFKMFFYQKHDLIEKIESFGFGFFVPIFFIYTGSTVKLDMLTYDIFKHALFIMAAIIIIRLISSYLAFYKYLKFKQTMLFALSDSMPLTFLVAIAMLTYNYGLITQSEYFSFIIASMIDGLVLMLLIRKLHKIFSLRIQK; the protein is encoded by the coding sequence GTGGAAAAGTTTTTTTTAATTATTTCGATTTGTTCAATTATTATGTTTTCTCCATCTTTATCAAAATTATTTAGAACACCTGTTGTTGTTGTTGAAATATGCTTAGGTTTAATGGCAGGATATTTTGGCTTGATATATGATGATGAAACATTAAAATTAATTGCAAAATTTGGTTTCGTATATCTAATGTTTCTAGCTGGTCTTGAAATAAATTTAAAACTCGTAAAAATAATAAAAGCTACCCTAGCTATAAATGTAATTTTATATTTTGTATTTTTATATAGTATCTCTGGCTTAATTTGCTGGCTTTTTGATCTTGGAATTACTTATTTTGTAGCATTACCAATATTCTCACTTGGTATGATTATGATGCTTATTAAAGAATATGGAAAAGATGAACCATGGTTAAATCTTGCTTTATCTATTGGTGTTGTAGGTGAAGTTATTAGTATTCTAGCATTAACTTTATTTAGTGGTTGGGTTGAACATGGTTTTAATCTAAGCTTTTTCATCTCTATTTTAACAATAATTGGTGTTGTTATTCTTACTATTTTAGGTCTACGATTATTTTATATAATTTTTTGGTGGTATCCTGAACTAAAAAAATTTCTTGTTCCAGATTCTGATAATAATCGCTTTGATCAAGATATTAGATTTTCAATTTCAAGTTTATTAATATTGGTTGCTATTATGTATGCTTTAAAAATTGATGTTGTTCTTGGAGCATTTGCAGCTGGGCTTTTCTTTAAAATGTTCTTTTACCAAAAACATGACTTAATTGAAAAAATTGAGTCTTTTGGTTTTGGTTTTTTCGTACCAATATTTTTCATTTATACAGGATCAACTGTAAAACTAGATATGCTAACTTATGATATATTTAAACATGCACTTTTTATTATGGCAGCAATAATAATAATCAGATTGATAAGCTCATATCTAGCATTTTATAAATATCTAAAATTTAAACAAACTATGTTATTTGCATTGAGTGATTCTATGCCTTTAACTTTTCTTGTAGCTATTGCTATGCTTACTTATAACTATGGTTTAATAACTCAATCAGAATATTTCTCATTTATTATTGCAAGTATGATTGATGGATTAGTCTTAATGCTTCTGATTAGAAAACTACATAAAATATTCTCATTAAGAATTCAAAAATAA
- the soxC gene encoding sulfite dehydrogenase: MKNSEVLQKEVKSSATAVTSRRDFFKKTAIYSAGALSAASVLTPVSAKADDPAIINEAPWGQKLGDPVDKNLYGIPSAYEHNNIRRTHELFSSGDPHASVSMCPIHESEGIITPNGLFFVRDHGGTAHVNPNEWRLMIHGKVKKEIVLTLEDLKKYPSETRTYFIECPANGSPEWRAPQFNNLQFMKGLMSAAQWTGVMLKTILEDLGLEKDAVWMLAEGSDNASNPRSIPVDKAMDDIMVVWGQNGEALRPEQGYPVRLVVPGWEGNLNTKWLKRLEFSDKPWHSKEETSKYTMLQKSGKAIRYFWVNEVNSVITSPCPEKPWTHLKKGEMVEIEGLAWSGHGTIKGVDISFDGGDNWVEAKLKGLVLPKSWTRFSYIIKWDGKPMILASRSYDDFGNIQPTIDEETSAVGVESVYHRNAIVTWEITSKGECNNVQIRKHKKA; encoded by the coding sequence TTGAAAAACAGCGAAGTTTTACAAAAAGAAGTTAAATCTAGTGCTACTGCAGTAACAAGTAGAAGAGATTTTTTCAAAAAAACTGCTATTTATTCTGCTGGTGCCTTAAGTGCTGCCTCAGTTTTAACGCCTGTTTCTGCAAAAGCAGATGATCCAGCGATTATAAACGAAGCACCTTGGGGACAAAAGTTAGGAGATCCAGTAGATAAAAATCTATATGGAATTCCATCAGCGTATGAGCATAATAATATAAGAAGAACGCATGAATTGTTCTCATCGGGAGATCCACATGCATCTGTGTCAATGTGCCCAATTCATGAATCAGAAGGAATTATTACTCCAAATGGTCTATTTTTCGTAAGAGATCATGGTGGAACTGCACATGTTAATCCAAACGAATGGAGACTAATGATTCATGGTAAAGTTAAAAAAGAGATAGTTTTAACTTTAGAAGATTTAAAAAAATATCCAAGTGAAACAAGAACATACTTTATTGAATGTCCTGCAAATGGGAGTCCTGAGTGGAGAGCTCCTCAATTTAATAATTTACAATTTATGAAAGGTCTTATGAGTGCTGCTCAATGGACTGGAGTTATGTTAAAAACTATTTTAGAAGACTTAGGACTAGAAAAAGATGCGGTTTGGATGCTTGCAGAAGGTAGTGATAATGCTTCAAATCCTAGATCAATTCCAGTTGATAAAGCAATGGATGATATTATGGTTGTTTGGGGACAAAATGGTGAAGCATTAAGACCTGAACAAGGATATCCTGTGAGACTTGTTGTTCCAGGATGGGAAGGAAATCTTAATACTAAATGGTTAAAAAGATTAGAATTTTCTGATAAACCATGGCATTCAAAAGAAGAAACTTCAAAATATACAATGCTACAAAAATCAGGAAAAGCTATTAGATATTTCTGGGTAAATGAAGTTAACTCTGTTATTACTTCACCATGTCCTGAGAAACCATGGACTCACCTTAAAAAAGGTGAAATGGTAGAAATAGAAGGACTTGCATGGTCTGGACATGGAACAATCAAAGGTGTAGATATATCATTTGATGGTGGAGATAACTGGGTAGAAGCTAAATTAAAAGGTTTAGTACTTCCAAAATCTTGGACAAGATTCTCATATATTATTAAATGGGATGGGAAACCTATGATTCTTGCAAGTAGATCATATGATGACTTTGGAAATATTCAACCTACAATTGATGAAGAAACATCAGCAGTTGGTGTTGAATCAGTTTATCACAGAAATGCGATAGTAACATGGGAAATAACAAGCAAAGGAGAGTGTAATAATGTTCAAATTAGAAAACATAAAAAAGCTTAA
- a CDS encoding c-type cytochrome — translation MFKLENIKKLKSTLLSVGLSSLLVSSVMAATKESSVDGAVKYPIKDGKYSSYHVNTQDIKSYNIGRIPTENEIKAWDIDVKPDGTGLPEFEMNRGQVVLGDDGKPKKAEGSVELGGELYDAQCVMCHGDFGAGGKGGYPRLAGGSINSLKNQRLNPADEHPNPESPLRTVGTYWPFASTLYWYIQDSMPYTHSKSLTNSETYAITAYILSVNGIKYEGEDMDDDFVLDKEKMMKIKMPNADGFYPEVDTKDPRQGVKNMTALLSDPKIYGTGTKCMKDCIKEDTDKLLMKIEYDLTDSVNQPISVVRDLPVVVDTSVKPGQVTYEANCSACHANEAIGAPVLGDKDAWSKVLEKGIEKVYHNGINGINTMPPRGGTDLTDDQMKEVIDYMINSSK, via the coding sequence ATGTTCAAATTAGAAAACATAAAAAAGCTTAAATCTACTCTTCTTAGTGTTGGTTTATCTAGTTTATTAGTAAGTTCTGTAATGGCAGCTACAAAAGAATCTTCTGTTGATGGTGCTGTAAAATATCCGATAAAAGACGGTAAATATTCTTCGTATCATGTAAATACACAAGATATTAAGAGTTATAACATTGGAAGAATACCAACTGAGAATGAAATTAAAGCTTGGGATATTGATGTAAAACCTGATGGAACTGGTTTACCTGAATTTGAAATGAATAGAGGTCAAGTAGTTCTTGGAGATGATGGAAAACCTAAAAAAGCTGAAGGTTCAGTAGAATTGGGTGGAGAACTTTATGATGCACAATGTGTAATGTGTCATGGTGATTTTGGTGCAGGTGGAAAGGGTGGTTATCCTAGACTTGCTGGGGGTTCAATTAACTCTTTAAAAAATCAAAGGTTAAATCCAGCGGATGAACATCCAAATCCTGAAAGTCCATTAAGAACAGTTGGTACATATTGGCCATTTGCTAGTACGTTGTACTGGTATATTCAAGATTCAATGCCATATACTCATTCAAAAAGTTTAACAAATAGTGAAACTTATGCAATCACTGCATATATATTATCAGTAAATGGTATTAAATATGAAGGTGAAGATATGGATGATGATTTTGTATTAGACAAAGAAAAAATGATGAAAATTAAAATGCCAAATGCAGATGGTTTTTATCCTGAAGTTGATACAAAAGATCCAAGACAAGGTGTTAAAAATATGACTGCATTGCTTTCAGATCCAAAAATATATGGAACGGGAACAAAATGTATGAAAGATTGTATAAAAGAAGATACAGACAAACTTCTAATGAAAATAGAGTATGATTTAACAGATAGTGTTAATCAACCTATATCAGTAGTAAGAGATTTACCTGTAGTAGTAGATACTTCTGTTAAACCTGGTCAAGTTACATATGAGGCAAACTGTTCTGCATGTCATGCTAATGAAGCTATTGGAGCTCCTGTATTAGGAGACAAAGATGCTTGGAGTAAAGTTCTTGAAAAAGGAATTGAGAAAGTTTATCATAATGGTATAAATGGTATAAATACAATGCCTCCAAGAGGTGGAACAGATTTAACTGATGACCAAATGAAGGAAGTAATCGATTATATGATTAATTCTAGTAAATAA
- the soxX gene encoding sulfur oxidation c-type cytochrome SoxX, which yields MNVIKKLLTASAISGLIAVSGFASDADLVKEGEKIFTTNTQGNCVACHAVNGKTLDGPGSMGPILQYLSAWPEDALYEKIFDPYKTNPVSAMPAFGKNGWLSDSEIKALVAYLKTIN from the coding sequence ATGAATGTAATTAAAAAGTTATTAACTGCATCTGCAATTAGTGGACTTATTGCTGTTAGTGGTTTTGCATCAGATGCTGATTTAGTAAAAGAAGGTGAAAAGATTTTCACAACTAATACTCAAGGTAACTGTGTTGCTTGTCACGCGGTAAATGGTAAAACATTAGATGGACCAGGAAGTATGGGACCTATATTACAATATTTATCAGCTTGGCCTGAAGATGCGTTATATGAAAAAATATTTGATCCATATAAAACAAATCCAGTTTCAGCAATGCCAGCATTTGGTAAAAATGGATGGTTAAGTGATTCTGAAATTAAAGCATTAGTTGCTTATTTAAAAACAATAAATTAA
- the soxY gene encoding thiosulfate oxidation carrier protein SoxY: MINRRNFLGLGLGAMAVAVIPGKLSAIDFRETKPKAWTATKVDDAVKEIFGSTATTEGSINLSAPDIAENGAVIPVSFDTELKATKVAVFQDANPESAVAVFTIPENAVIDYAIRIKLAKTGTVTVIAEADGKLYSVSKLVKVTIGGCGG, encoded by the coding sequence ATGATTAATAGAAGAAATTTTTTAGGTTTAGGTTTAGGAGCAATGGCTGTGGCTGTTATCCCAGGTAAATTAAGTGCGATTGATTTTAGAGAAACTAAGCCAAAAGCTTGGACTGCAACTAAAGTTGATGATGCAGTAAAAGAAATTTTTGGTTCAACTGCTACAACTGAAGGAAGTATTAACTTAAGTGCTCCTGATATTGCTGAGAATGGTGCTGTTATTCCTGTATCTTTTGATACTGAATTAAAAGCTACAAAAGTTGCAGTTTTCCAAGATGCAAATCCTGAAAGTGCAGTTGCAGTATTTACAATTCCTGAAAATGCAGTTATTGATTATGCAATTAGAATTAAATTAGCAAAAACTGGAACTGTTACAGTTATTGCTGAAGCTGATGGTAAATTATATTCAGTTTCTAAATTAGTAAAAGTAACAATTGGTGGATGTGGTGGTTGA
- the soxZ gene encoding thiosulfate oxidation carrier complex protein SoxZ, which translates to MSDTTKIKAKLKNGIVEVKALATHPMLSFQEAERAKKEANFITYVVAKVGGKVVYEASTSQFLSKDPYMKFSFKGGNVGDELEITWKDLKGATDTSTEKIK; encoded by the coding sequence ATGTCAGATACTACTAAAATCAAAGCAAAATTAAAAAATGGAATAGTTGAAGTAAAAGCATTAGCTACTCACCCAATGTTAAGTTTTCAAGAAGCTGAAAGAGCAAAAAAAGAAGCAAATTTCATTACTTACGTAGTTGCTAAAGTTGGTGGAAAAGTTGTTTATGAAGCATCAACTAGTCAATTTTTATCAAAAGATCCATACATGAAGTTTTCATTTAAAGGTGGAAATGTTGGTGATGAACTAGAGATTACTTGGAAAGATTTAAAAGGTGCTACTGATACTAGTACAGAAAAAATTAAATAA
- the soxA gene encoding sulfur oxidation c-type cytochrome SoxA — protein sequence MLSKIVKSTALLALTVCALNASDFNAQAEKDRIEAVKYFEAKFADPEKNKDKFFPYSTDAELKNDYEKNLKHHDFNIGTYAYSKDAKMQYDAIKEMPPYESDIEAGEELYNKKFANGNSFATCFPDPAVTNTYPFFDDKKKDVVTLTSAVNDCLRANGEKEWDTKKGNIANLQAYLVNATTEAGKKFDIKIQNADAQKAYENGKEFYYTQRGYLKMSCATCHVQGAGQRVRNEKLSPLTGQITQFPVFRLKWDSLGTLERRLSGCVVDQGQVPPKDESTQMKELVYFLAYMSNGMSVDGPDIRK from the coding sequence ATGTTATCAAAAATTGTAAAGTCAACAGCATTATTAGCATTAACAGTATGTGCTTTAAATGCTTCAGATTTCAATGCACAAGCAGAAAAAGATAGAATTGAAGCAGTAAAATATTTTGAAGCAAAGTTTGCTGATCCAGAAAAAAATAAAGATAAATTTTTTCCTTATTCAACAGATGCTGAATTAAAAAACGATTATGAGAAAAATTTAAAACATCATGATTTTAATATTGGTACTTATGCATACTCAAAAGATGCAAAAATGCAATATGATGCTATTAAAGAAATGCCTCCATATGAGTCAGATATTGAAGCAGGGGAAGAGTTATATAACAAAAAATTTGCTAATGGTAACTCTTTTGCAACTTGTTTCCCAGATCCTGCTGTAACAAATACTTATCCATTCTTTGATGATAAGAAAAAAGATGTTGTTACTTTAACATCAGCAGTAAATGATTGTTTAAGAGCTAATGGTGAAAAAGAATGGGACACTAAAAAAGGTAATATAGCAAATTTACAAGCATATTTAGTAAATGCTACTACTGAAGCTGGTAAAAAATTTGATATTAAAATTCAAAATGCAGATGCTCAAAAAGCATATGAAAATGGAAAAGAATTTTACTATACTCAAAGAGGATATTTAAAAATGTCTTGTGCAACTTGTCACGTTCAAGGTGCAGGTCAAAGGGTTAGAAATGAAAAACTTTCTCCATTAACAGGACAAATTACACAATTCCCAGTATTTAGATTAAAATGGGATAGTTTAGGTACTCTTGAAAGAAGATTATCAGGTTGTGTTGTAGATCAAGGACAAGTTCCACCAAAAGATGAAAGTACTCAAATGAAAGAATTAGTTTATTTCTTAGCGTATATGTCAAATGGTATGTCTGTTGATGGTCCAGATATAAGAAAATAA
- a CDS encoding rhodanese-like domain-containing protein, translating into MKFFKNLVVSSLILGLTSSLSFAEEKFVPISDGVKSVDITLDGEKFTIMRNQTAGNKISSLYDTTDRGTPQPMILAPGVETVGELEFIEYMKKAQTDTNIAIVDSRKPGWFARLRIPGAVNVPFTNFDDKDDAIDMMEDYMGISVKDDGSIDFSKAKTVVLYCNGYWCEQTPGMVKDAKFALLKIGYPAEKIKYYRGGMQAWTSLGFTVVGDDAPAAK; encoded by the coding sequence ATGAAATTTTTTAAAAATTTAGTAGTATCATCATTAATACTAGGACTAACTTCATCATTATCATTTGCAGAAGAAAAATTTGTTCCTATATCTGATGGTGTAAAATCAGTAGATATAACTTTAGATGGTGAAAAATTCACTATTATGAGAAATCAAACGGCAGGGAATAAAATTTCATCATTGTATGATACTACAGATAGAGGTACTCCTCAACCTATGATTTTAGCACCAGGTGTTGAAACTGTAGGTGAATTAGAATTTATTGAGTATATGAAAAAAGCTCAAACTGATACTAATATTGCAATTGTAGATTCAAGAAAACCAGGATGGTTTGCAAGACTTAGAATCCCAGGTGCCGTGAATGTTCCTTTTACAAATTTTGATGATAAAGATGATGCAATAGATATGATGGAAGATTATATGGGAATTTCTGTAAAAGATGATGGTTCTATAGATTTTTCAAAAGCTAAAACAGTAGTTCTATATTGCAATGGTTATTGGTGTGAACAAACTCCAGGAATGGTTAAGGATGCAAAATTTGCATTACTAAAAATTGGATATCCAGCTGAAAAAATCAAATACTACAGAGGTGGAATGCAAGCGTGGACTTCGCTTGGATTTACAGTTGTAGGTGATGATGCTCCTGCTGCAAAATAA
- the soxB gene encoding thiosulfohydrolase SoxB, whose protein sequence is MSKLSRREFVYMMAVLGAAPVFANSHTRMTDTTNKLEDYYKLKPFGNARFLHMTDSHAQLLPVYFREPSVNLGFYGNFGKPPHIVGEKLLDYYGIKGNKRLEYAYSCVNFEEHAKVMGRTGGFAQIKTVVDYLRDSFGKDKTLMLDGGDTWQGSATALYTRGKDMVGAMNLLGVDVAVGHWEFTYKAEEVLENVKALNAEFLAQNVFVKETSMMNGIEAFDEDTGHAFKPYTIKKMGNARVAIIGQAFPYTTIANPQRFIPDWTFGIKEDSMQEIVDMIRETEKPDAVIVLSHNGFDTDKKMAEVCTGIDFIMGGHTHDGVPEAVPVKNPDGTTYVCNAGSNGKFLNVLDLDIQNGKIKDFKFTLLPIFSDLIPEDKDMKKYIEDQRLPFLKELTREIATTEMTLFRRGNFNGSWDQIICDALLEVKEAQISLSPGFRWGTSVMPGQAITFDDLMTQTAMTYPETYARDMSGTDIKLILEDVADNLFNEDPFYQQGGDMVRTGGISYKINPKSKMGERITDIVLTKTGMKIEANKSYKVAGWSTVGAQSEGEPVWETVETYLKNVKHISKLKVDTPDIIGVAGNPGII, encoded by the coding sequence ATGAGTAAATTAAGTAGAAGAGAATTTGTTTATATGATGGCAGTACTTGGTGCTGCTCCTGTGTTTGCTAATTCTCATACAAGAATGACAGATACAACAAATAAATTAGAAGACTATTATAAGTTAAAACCTTTTGGAAATGCTAGATTTTTGCATATGACAGATTCTCATGCACAGTTATTACCTGTATATTTTAGAGAGCCAAGTGTAAATCTTGGTTTTTATGGTAATTTTGGTAAACCACCACATATTGTTGGTGAAAAATTATTAGATTATTATGGAATTAAAGGTAATAAAAGACTTGAGTATGCATATTCATGTGTAAACTTTGAAGAACATGCAAAAGTTATGGGAAGAACAGGTGGTTTTGCTCAAATTAAAACTGTTGTTGATTATTTAAGAGATAGTTTTGGAAAAGATAAAACTCTTATGTTAGATGGTGGAGATACTTGGCAAGGAAGTGCTACTGCTCTTTATACAAGAGGTAAAGATATGGTTGGTGCTATGAATTTACTTGGTGTTGATGTAGCTGTTGGACATTGGGAATTTACATATAAAGCTGAAGAAGTTTTAGAAAATGTAAAAGCTTTAAATGCAGAATTCTTAGCACAAAATGTTTTTGTAAAAGAAACATCAATGATGAATGGAATTGAAGCATTTGATGAAGATACAGGTCATGCATTTAAACCATACACAATTAAAAAAATGGGAAATGCTAGAGTTGCTATTATTGGACAAGCATTCCCTTATACAACTATTGCAAATCCTCAAAGATTTATTCCTGATTGGACTTTTGGTATTAAAGAAGATTCAATGCAAGAAATCGTTGATATGATTAGAGAAACAGAAAAACCAGATGCTGTTATCGTTCTTTCTCATAATGGATTTGATACTGATAAAAAAATGGCAGAAGTTTGTACTGGAATTGACTTTATTATGGGTGGTCATACTCATGATGGTGTTCCTGAAGCTGTTCCTGTTAAAAACCCAGATGGTACAACTTATGTTTGTAATGCTGGAAGTAATGGTAAATTCTTAAATGTACTTGATTTAGATATTCAAAATGGAAAAATCAAAGATTTCAAATTTACATTATTACCAATTTTCTCAGATTTAATTCCTGAAGATAAAGATATGAAAAAATATATCGAAGATCAAAGATTACCTTTCTTAAAAGAATTAACAAGAGAAATTGCAACAACTGAAATGACTCTGTTTAGAAGAGGAAATTTCAACGGTTCTTGGGATCAAATTATTTGTGATGCATTACTTGAAGTAAAAGAAGCACAAATTTCATTAAGTCCAGGATTTAGATGGGGAACTTCTGTAATGCCAGGTCAAGCTATTACTTTTGATGATTTAATGACTCAAACAGCTATGACTTATCCAGAAACTTATGCAAGAGATATGTCAGGAACAGATATTAAACTAATTTTAGAAGATGTTGCTGATAACTTATTTAATGAAGATCCATTCTATCAACAAGGTGGAGATATGGTAAGAACAGGTGGTATTTCTTATAAAATTAATCCAAAAAGTAAAATGGGTGAAAGAATAACAGATATCGTTCTTACAAAAACTGGAATGAAAATTGAAGCTAACAAGTCTTATAAAGTTGCTGGTTGGTCAACTGTTGGTGCACAATCAGAAGGTGAGCCTGTATGGGAAACGGTTGAAACATACTTAAAAAATGTTAAACATATTAGTAAATTAAAAGTTGATACTCCTGATATTATCGGAGTTGCTGGAAATCCTGGAATTATTTAA
- a CDS encoding thioredoxin fold domain-containing protein, with amino-acid sequence MIKIFIVSLLLFLNLHADYKEGKEIFDNKCASCHSGYVDLNSLKENFFAKNNKLLNLKAPTVNMIAYAIMDSPKKIGDATDPEMQEIEIEKYLKTYLENPDIFNTICDEHILSFYDKKQRIKLEDDEYNNLAIFFMEYKKHLEIKDEVKDEFSSKDEEKILKKAKDENKQIIVYATAKSCFFCKKMDKEVLGLDDIKNLIKKDYVFVKNDMDESALPFDLQKVYKKITPTFFILSKDGKYIKQYPGSWTKSDFIEILNENLK; translated from the coding sequence TTGATAAAAATTTTTATTGTATCTTTACTTTTATTTTTAAATCTTCATGCAGATTATAAAGAAGGTAAAGAAATCTTTGATAATAAATGTGCATCATGTCATAGTGGATATGTGGATTTAAATAGTCTAAAAGAGAATTTCTTTGCAAAAAATAATAAACTTTTGAACCTAAAAGCACCAACAGTTAATATGATTGCATATGCGATTATGGATAGTCCGAAAAAAATCGGGGATGCAACAGACCCTGAAATGCAAGAAATTGAAATAGAAAAATATCTAAAAACATATTTAGAAAATCCAGATATTTTTAATACTATTTGTGATGAACATATTTTAAGTTTTTATGATAAAAAACAAAGAATAAAATTAGAGGATGATGAGTATAACAATCTAGCAATATTTTTTATGGAATATAAAAAACATTTAGAAATTAAAGATGAAGTAAAAGATGAATTCTCTTCTAAAGACGAAGAAAAAATTTTAAAAAAAGCAAAAGATGAAAATAAACAAATTATAGTTTATGCAACAGCAAAATCTTGTTTCTTTTGTAAAAAAATGGATAAAGAAGTTTTAGGACTTGATGATATAAAAAATCTTATAAAAAAAGATTATGTTTTTGTAAAAAATGATATGGATGAAAGTGCACTGCCATTTGATTTACAAAAAGTTTATAAAAAAATAACACCTACTTTTTTTATACTTTCAAAAGATGGGAAATATATAAAACAATATCCAGGATCTTGGACTAAAAGTGATTTTATTGAAATATTAAATGAGAATCTTAAATGA
- a CDS encoding MOSC domain-containing protein, translating into MKNLGKVLKTFSATKESSGLPRPQVEKLNLIVDFGIENDKFAGKKLDQTVMIVGIQSYEIAKENNIDLEFGSLGENILLDFDPHIFEIGKQLLIEDSVIEITQICTVCNHLSVFDKKLPALLKSHRGLYCKIIKNGIIKENKIVKG; encoded by the coding sequence ATGAAAAATCTAGGAAAAGTATTAAAAACTTTTAGTGCAACAAAAGAGTCAAGTGGCTTACCAAGACCTCAAGTAGAAAAATTAAATTTAATAGTTGATTTTGGAATTGAAAATGATAAGTTTGCAGGTAAAAAACTTGATCAAACAGTTATGATTGTAGGAATTCAATCTTATGAAATAGCAAAAGAAAATAATATAGATTTAGAGTTTGGCTCTTTAGGTGAAAATATATTATTGGATTTTGATCCACATATTTTTGAAATTGGGAAGCAATTATTGATAGAAGATTCAGTTATTGAAATAACACAAATTTGTACCGTATGTAACCATTTGAGTGTATTTGATAAAAAATTACCTGCACTCTTAAAATCTCATAGGGGACTGTATTGTAAAATCATAAAAAATGGTATTATAAAAGAAAACAAGATAGTAAAAGGATAA
- a CDS encoding DsrE family protein encodes MKKVILIVLMAIFSYAQSTFSDPQPTFEKPRKLVINLHDSNLEVVNHTLGSIYNILKEYPSETLKVAVVLYGNGMRAVKKDYDKATLDRIKSLMEYDVEFIGCKNTMETMNWTENDFIDDVDYVQAGIVEIIEKQTAGYIGITPY; translated from the coding sequence ATGAAAAAAGTGATTCTAATAGTTTTAATGGCAATCTTTTCTTATGCACAATCAACTTTTAGTGACCCTCAACCAACGTTTGAGAAACCTAGAAAGTTAGTTATAAATTTACATGATAGTAATTTAGAAGTTGTAAATCATACACTTGGCTCAATTTATAATATTTTAAAAGAGTATCCAAGTGAAACTTTAAAAGTTGCTGTTGTTCTTTATGGAAATGGAATGAGAGCTGTTAAAAAAGATTATGATAAAGCAACATTAGATAGAATAAAGTCTCTTATGGAATATGATGTTGAGTTTATAGGTTGTAAAAATACAATGGAAACAATGAACTGGACTGAAAATGATTTCATAGATGATGTTGATTACGTTCAAGCTGGAATTGTAGAAATCATTGAAAAACAAACAGCTGGATATATAGGTATTACACCTTATTAA